GTCCGTTATCTCGTTATGAGGTTGTGTTGATGCGGGCTGGAAGGGAAAGTTGAGGAGATGGGAGGATCCTCCTTTTTAGATAGATTGTGAGATTGTGCATATAGAAATAGGGATGGGACAAGTTGATGGGTGAGGGACTTACTGTTGTCGCGCCAGAGAACCATGAGTGAATCGTCGTTGACGAATTGCAGTTGGCGGACTTCGCCGTTTTGGAGATCGATGGTTGCGAGAGATGTACTTCTTGTTGAGCTGACCCCGCCGACTGATTTGAGGACGACACGGTAGAGATACACTAGTTATGAGGGGTATAAGCAGTTGAATTTTGAAGAGTTACTGTATGACGAACCTTTCTGTTTTGATGTGACTGATCGTGTCGCGACGTATATCGAGCAAGGCTGGTCTTCCACGGCATCCTGTGGCGCAAGTAAGTTTTTGGAACCAGATGAAATGCAATAGTTTCGGACTCACCTCGTAGCAGAAAGTAAGATCAATAACCTCTTGGTCGCAATCAGAGTGAAGCGTCAAAGGCGAGCGATGGAGAATTCCCCTGCGCTGAGTCAAGGCAATCTCCCCAAAGACCTTTTCAAACTGGATGCCTAGACGCCTCGTCAAGTCATTCAGCTTAGGCGTATCGACCGATGTACCATCACCGCCCTTGTCCCGAGACTCGCGTTGCTGCTGAAGAAGTGACTTGAAAGTATCGAAGAACGAGCTTTCGTGGCCACCCGGGAGCCACTTATCAGTGGGAGGTGCAGGGGGCTGAACAACTCCGATCATAGGAAGCTGGCGGATGAAGTTCCGCAGAGCACTTTTGGTCAACGCGCCCTTGATGTACTTGACAGTAGGAGGGACATCGAACAAGTCTCTCTTCTCCTGCAGCTCCTCGAGTGTCTGCGACAAGGGCTCGCTGTTTAGAACGTAAATTTCGTGACGAAGCCACCTAGAGAAAGCAGCAAATTGACCCAGTTCTTCGTTGGCATGCGTGAGAACACGGTGCGCAAGAAGATGGAGGCAATCAAGTGTCTCTACGATAGCATTGAGCTTGGTCGTGTCCAGTCCAAGAACATCACTTAGCTTGTGGAATTTAGACAATCCAAGCAGTCGACTGAGAAGCACTTGACTGCGTTCCAAAGCTGGGAGGAGACATTCGTGTGTTAGTCGCCGGATGTTCTCGTAGCCGCCGGAGACAGCCTTATCCCATCTCTTGTGGCCCTATGTCGTTTATTAGCACATCGTCTCCTAAAGCGCAAGGCGCACACACTCTTTCTCCAACTATATCCGTGAGGAACTCTTTCATCGGCTCAAAGCAATGACCAGTAACCACCAAGTGATAAATAGCAGTGATAAAATCACACTGGCATttttccttcaattcctcgTTGACACTACGCAAGAACCGCGCAGGAAGTTCCTGGGCATTCTTCCACTCGAGCTCAATCTGTCGCTGCACCTGGCCAATATAGCGCAGCAAATTCTGAAGCTGTGTAGTCTTCGACGCAAGAAGAGACAGATATCTCCCAGACTTCGTTATAAAGCGAAGATCCATCGTAACAAGCTCAAGCGGACCACGAGCATCACCCTTAGCCGGCGAGACCAACAGAGCATGCGTAGAGCTCAATGGGTGTGATGCATGCCGCAAGATACGGCACGAGTCGGAGATACCAGGGGAGCTTCCTATAGGGAAAGAGCCAATCTCAAAACAATCAAAGATGCGCAGGTGGACAGTACCATCGTCGAATCCGACGGAGAGCACATCAACCGAGTCGTTGCTATCCTTCGAAGAATGGAAGATGGCATCGAGGGACGCCCGCGAGCTAAAGACATCGTCCTCGCCTCCTGTTGCAGGCAGGGTGCTCAGCTTGGGTAGCGAGCTCTCAATGTCTAGCAAGGCAAGCTCCCGGGGCAAATCAGCTTTGAGCATGATGGCTGCTTTGGAGGGATATGCTCCCGGGGCTAATAGGTCTTCAATGGAGACCTGGCCCGCGGATTCATGCAAATGCCGCTGTGCAGCTTTGCTATCGGTGAAATTGACACCCCAACCAACGCACGTTGCCTTGGGTGCTGGGTTCTCGGTGGGATTAGAGTGCTCCTCTTTCTGCTGATAGGTCTGGTAGTGGTGCACCGTTTTCCCGGTGTACGAACTGATGATGCGGAGCGAGCCATCTCCACATGCGACAGCGAGGAGGCGACCTGGTGTAGCATTAGTAAATGATCGCGCGTGGAATCATTCAACAAGACCCTTAGAATCCGAAACCAAAAAATCGCAAAAACCAGCGACAAGGAAATTCAAACTCACCATTCCCCTTCCACGCCATCCCTCTAATTTcgccatcttcttcatcctcgccTAGGTACGGATCTCCACCAAAAGAACCCCCGAACACTCGCTGTCCATTAAGTCGGAACACGCGTAATTCCTCGTCCTCGGTCGCCAGTGCTATCAGGTCCATTGTGGGACAGTACGCCACGGCCTGCGCCTTGCATTTTGCTGGTAGGGATTTCTCCCCGACAGGTGTCAGTTGGGGGCCATCAACACCCATTGTGGATTTTTCTATCTCAAGACAAATAACAAATTCAGCCCATGCTTATTTCGGGAATAACAAGGTTCAAAAACGGAAGTGTGTCGCTGTTCTTTTTGACCGAAGCTGTTGATCGTGGGTGGTGGATACAGAGGGATTGATTCTTGGCGCGTGTGTTTTGGTGTTTGGTCCGATCTACTGGTATGGGATTTACCAACGTCACTCTGCAATTTGCGTCGATTTGCTTCTGTCATCTACTAGGCTAATTGACACTATACCTTGGAGACCTGTAAATCTTTTTTGTGTTCTCTTTGATCTGATTTCATCTCTATTGAGAGCTAAATGATACAGGTGCGGAGTACAAACCTCCAATGCCGGTGACCAGCGCCAGCAATATGATGATGAGAGCAAAAGAAGTAGAAGACGAGACAAATTTCCTGAAGGGGGAGTCTCTCATTAAAATGGAGCCCCATCCATATCAGCCTGGATCAGATTCTTCAGATAACTAAGCTCATCTATCAACTCCTTCATGGTAGCATTCTCCTGGAACGAGGCATTGCTCCGACAGGAGCGAATGCGCTCGAGAGAAGTCTCGCTCACTTTACGCTCTGTGGCAAAGATATTTTGCTCCGTGTCAGAGCCTCTGGAGGCttgggggaggaggatcggGGAGCCATTGGGACTGCACGACATCGCGAGGGCTTCCATGGATTCAAGGGCGCTAAATAGGGCAGCGTGGCGCTTGGGATTGCTTTCCACTTCATCGAAA
The nucleotide sequence above comes from Penicillium digitatum chromosome 1, complete sequence. Encoded proteins:
- a CDS encoding Anaphase-promoting complex component Cut20/Apc4, putative, translated to MGVDGPQLTPVGEKSLPAKCKAQAVAYCPTMDLIALATEDEELRVFRLNGQRVFGGSFGGDPYLGEDEEDGEIRGMAWKGNGRLLAVACGDGSLRIISSYTGKTVHHYQTYQQKEEHSNPTENPAPKATCVGWGVNFTDSKAAQRHLHESAGQVSIEDLLAPGAYPSKAAIMLKADLPRELALLDIESSLPKLSTLPATGGEDDVFSSRASLDAIFHSSKDSNDSVDVLSVGFDDGTVHLRIFDCFEIGSFPIGSSPGISDSCRILRHASHPLSSTHALLVSPAKGDARGPLELVTMDLRFITKSGRYLSLLASKTTQLQNLLRYIGQVQRQIELEWKNAQELPARFLRSVNEELKEKCQCDFITAIYHLVVTGHCFEPMKEFLTDIVGERGHKRWDKAVSGGYENIRRLTHECLLPALERSQVLLSRLLGLSKFHKLSDVLGLDTTKLNAIVETLDCLHLLAHRVLTHANEELGQFAAFSRWLRHEIYVLNSEPLSQTLEELQEKRDLFDVPPTVKYIKGALTKSALRNFIRQLPMIGVVQPPAPPTDKWLPGGHESSFFDTFKSLLQQQRESRDKGGDGTSVDTPKLNDLTRRLGIQFEKVFGEIALTQRRGILHRSPLTLHSDCDQEVIDLTFCYEDAVEDQPCSIYVATRSVTSKQKVYLYRVVLKSVGGVSSTRSTSLATIDLQNGEVRQLQFVNDDSLMVLWRDNRGSSHLLNFPFQPASTQPHNEITDPSPLVLEYIECDSTPSAPIPIIPTTTLDLSAESPHARVLIHIFALHGPKARPVHVDVNGRKGRRAICVLYGDFMRYEVLDLDAAMGEDEEEDEDYQEAEEEEDDDDSEVFDSDEENNEN